gacattttcttattggataaaccgaaaaccgaatcgATAACGACCAAAAATCGATAAaccgaaaatcgataaaaagatatcttattggtttgttATTGggttagcatatttaaaaactgaaaaactGAACCAACAATacataaaaccgaaccgaaccgaactGACAGATGCACACCCAAAACCGTCCACCACAACCTTAACACACGATTGGTCTATATATATTGAAGTTTAATAAGAGAAATATGAACTAAGACATAATGCACttactctttaatattttaaatattatattaaaagatcATAATTGGACTTTGAATGTCTGATTGAGCCATAAATTGGACTATAAATACATAAACTCAATTACCTTACATATCCTAGCTTCAATTCTTCATCCATAgcttatattattttgttttcatctaacttcccttcttttttttcacggtagaaaataaatgaaaactgaaGACAAGTTAGAAAGATTTGCAAGTAGTAGAGGAGTAGCTTTCGAGATAAAGCCTCGTAACGATCCATTTTCCATTCCTAAACCACCTACTAGTGAATCTAATTCTCATGGTAGCAATAGATCAATGGGTCGTACTAGTAGTCATTTTTGTGATCTAGAGATAGACGCAAacgaagatgaagatgaagatgttGATACTCTTGAAAAAGGTTGTTACGACAAAGAGGGGCCAATTTTGCAAATCCCTCAAAAGGGTTCATGTCCATTGCCATTTCTACCTCCGAAGACACTAAGTGAacgtgaaaaaaataaaaaaaaatcatcgcGATTGTCCATCATCCTTCTTGATCAAGGCTTGTTTACAGTATACAAGCGATTATTCGCGCTATCTTTAGTtctaaatattacttttttaatTCTTGCTAGTACGGGAAATTTCCCATACGCAAGAAAAAAAGCTGTCCTGTTTTCAATTGGGAACATCTTCGCTTTGACACTCTGTCGAAGCGAAGCATTTTTAAGAGTCGTATTTTGGCTCGCGGTGAATTGCTTGGGATGGTCTTGGATTCCTATACGAATCAAAACTATTGTTACGTCTTTACTCCAGTCACTCGGTGGAATCCATAGTGGCTGTGCAATTTCATCGATTGCATGGCTCGTTTATGCGTTAATCCAAACGTTGAAAGACAAAGAAAACACTTCCCCTGAAATCGTTGGTGTTGCTTTTGCAATTCTTTCACTTCTCTTCTTGTCCTCACTCGCTGCATTTCCTCTCGTTCGACATCTCCATCACAATTTCTTCGAGAGGATTCATCGTTTCGTTGGATGGATAGCATTAGCACTTCTCTGGATTTTCATTACCTTAACGGTTTCTTATAATCCTGAAACTAAATCTTACAACAACGCAGAAATTGGCTCCAAGCTGATCAAACAACAAGAATTTTTGTTCACATTGGCTATCACTGTGCTAATAATCCTCCCCTGGATAACCGTGAGACGTGTTCCAGTTAAGGTCACGTCTCCGTCGGGACATGCAACGATTATAAAATTCGAGGGAGGAGTCAAAGCGGGAATTTTAGGACGAATTAGTCCTTCTCCCCTCTCTGAATGGCATGCGTTTGGGATCATTTCGGATGGGAAGGCAGAACACATGATGTTGGCAGGCGCGGTTGGTGACTTCACGAAAACCTTAGTGTCAAACCCCCCAAGCCATTTATGGGTACGACAAGTTCATTTCGCGGGCTTGCCTTATTTAGTAAACATGTACAACAGAGTCCTAGTGGTTGCAACGGGGTCTGGAATTTGTGTATTTTTATCGTTCCTTTTGCAACCTAGCGCAGCTAACGTGTGTTTTCTCTGGGTGACAAAAGGAGTGGAACAAAATTTCGGTAAGGAAATAAAAGAGATGTTAAGCGGGCATCCAAAGGAGAAAGTGATTATACACGATACAGCCTTGCTAGGACGTCCAAACGTATCAGAAATGAGTGTTGACGCAGCGCGAAAATGGGGAGCTGAAGTTGTTATTGTTACTAGCAATCCAGAAGGGAGTAGAGATGTGGTTAATGCTTGCAAGAAATCTGGAATCCCTGCATTTGGTCCTATTTGGGATTCTTGaaattcaattcatttttatttgtggaATATTAagcttattatatttttgtcaatctCATATGCATACATTAGGTCTTATGTGAGTTTTTTATTTCTACTACTTCTGGAAACGTGCATTGCACGTTtatcccaaaatatttcatgtaaattttgtattgtagataatatattttatccTCTTCAAATCTATTGGtgtttactaaaaataaattcattatttttattatagaaTGTAGACGTATCTTCCTAATAAAAAGAATTCTAAAttataaaagtataaattttagaAATCCCATAGTGTAATGATGAAATTACATCCTACCCCTACTTTTATTGAAATTACATTAGTCCCTTAAATTTTACACATTTCGGATACATAACTGACAGTCCGAATATATTAATTGTGATACATTATATTTGAGACTATTGAGCTTAAAATGGAAAACAAAAtggaaaatcaaaataaaatccCACAATTAACGCTATTTAGTTCCTCATTATTGTCAATCAGAGAAACGTGAATCCTAAAATAACTAACCAATGCAAAATCTTGTTCATCTTTTTCCTGTTTCAACGAAGAAACTTTTGAgtggaattaaatttttttgttgaaaattggaTGAGATacaaaatgaatattttgattttgctgAGGCATTCAAGAGTATGGGAGAGTGAGCTATGAAAGATACAAGAGTGATGGGATAGTGGTTGGTGAAAATATTTCATTCATGAATCTAGTTCTAGCCATTGCAGTTGAGTTGAATATTGatgaattgagaaaaaaaatttagattcAATACATTGTAGAAGGAAACTCATCTCCACTGATTATTAGGAATGATATGGGGTAAAGTTGTACGTTGAGGTGAAGAAACGTGAGGTTGAATTTTCTATGTATCCCCTCGGTATTGATATAACTGATAAAAATATTGGTGAGATACAAAGTTTTGATATATCGACTGGTGCAATTGTCTATGTTGAAGgtgcttgtcacgacccgagtctacaccctggacgtggccaacactcgaagaccattattggtccccaagcgaaccctcatcctagctgactacaagcggaagactaactcaagcatacaaaacttaaaaagtaaataaaaattcatgaaactcatacaaatctttaactcaaatgaaaaactttgaataaaaataaattattcaacccGCCATAAAATATGCAACTTAAATCtctaaaacatttaataaaataaatgaacaaacttctgaaactctacagtctatctatgaagcctctaaatgacaaagatggaagtcgggacaagacccacgaccttcttacaactgatataactgaaagtaaaaGTGGAACCCTCCGGANAAAAATATTGGTGAGATACAAAGTTTTGATATATCGACTGGTGCAATTGTCTATGTTGAAGgtgcttgtcacgacccgagtctacaccctggacgtggccaacactcgaagaccattattggtccccaagcgaaccctcatcctagctgactacaagcggaagactaactcaagcatacaaagcttaaaaagtgaataaaaattcatgaaactcatacaaagctttaactcaaatgaaaaactctaaataaaaataaattattcaacccgccataaaataggcaacttaagtctctATAAcatgtaataaaataaatgaacaaacttctgaaactctacagtctatctatgaagcctctaaatgacaaagatggaagtcgggacaagacccacgacctccttacaactgatataactgaaagtaaaagtggaaccctccggaagcaaggaggctcaccatagctaactcgaactccatgtattatcaacgaagctcctgtagATGATctcctgaatacatgtatctgcattaTGCAAGGATGCAAgacaaatggctcagtacgtggaatgtacgagcatgtaaggggaattctaaagcataacataagcttgaacttgataaaaaggaaacatacttacctcttctgaagtcactcaactcaactcataggtactcaactcatgatactcaaggataaagtaACAGTAAAAGATGCAAtgtatatggaaagcttttgaAACAATACATAGcgactcaatgtattgaagaatacaataataatttagtttgtatatataaaaatacaatataactatgtgggagtttctctaaccgacaaccatcactatgagctatgtgatgatacaacgtctcacccacgctgctagaactgtcttatactttgCCGAGGTATAGAActtctcaactaagtggatccactagtctatgttaaaaaacattaaggaatcatctaaaaagtatgaccctttctacccacgttggctacatggtttatggaaacttgagttatctgaactcatccccatatcagtgcttaatactactcccaaaaatatacttagctcatatgtttaaaaacaactctttctctggtttgagataattgctcaaactaccctcttaaaagaggtaactactcttgaaataacttttgaactcataactcatttagaaatctcattttctcttttatcaatctAAAAATTGATGCCTCTAGGAATGCATAGTCCCCttatactcatacttgaaaactctttcgcaaaaacattttaaaatcatattatactatgatcattgatgactcgagaagtcatactgcataaacattgatggtatatctaataccatactgctcatacattAATGACatactcaattgtcatactaatcatgcttatgaaactcttttctcaaaactcatttgtactttctcaaaactcagctTAAGAATTCAACtattggctttaaaaagctttttccaaaatttataactcaaatcatagggttcatgcggaattatggacataaaccactcaactcaagaatgttAAGGATACCTCtaatctcaagactgctcgactcatagggttcatgtgaaattatgggcatgaactacccAACTCAAGGatcttcatgggtaacatgtagtagccccatgattaggaataaaatCCCAAAacgattaggaactcaatactcaagacttagaacttgaagatactactcatctcaaagatactcaactgatgaagttcatgcggaatttatgggcatgaacaactcgactcaagggtctaaatAACGATATGGAACTcaggtatacgactcttctcatcctcatacttacttcctcaaaaacatagctcaaatcgataattgatctcaaaggattcacaattgaactcaaagactttcttaaactctacccttaactctttcttgaatttgaattatgaattcaagagttatgattcatgatacgaaggatctcaataacaatatagcaatTCGATAATTAGAAATAGAACTTTTAGAAGAAACacgaactcaagaactcaaaatcaactaaTCTCaacaatactcaaatctaggggtagaatcctagatttctcttttactgatttgaaagtagatgtaaggcgtgaggacgaactagtctaacactatgatagccttacatacctggaagaacaaggttcttgaagaatcttgatgaagaacttgattaaaagtcttgaaaccctagcttgaaggtaaacgatcaagaaaacctttcttgagattcttgaattagtttcttgaaatctctatggctaagaattatgtgttttattagtgattcataattgtatgaaaGAATTTGAGTTGAGAAAATAGAATTCTTGGaaaaagacttaccttgaagaagaatcttgaaaaatat
The Solanum stenotomum isolate F172 chromosome 12, ASM1918654v1, whole genome shotgun sequence DNA segment above includes these coding regions:
- the LOC125847608 gene encoding adenylate-forming reductase 06235-like — protein: MKTEDKLERFASSRGVAFEIKPRNDPFSIPKPPTSESNSHGSNRSMGRTSSHFCDLEIDANEDEDEDVDTLEKGCYDKEGPILQIPQKGSCPLPFLPPKTLSEREKNKKKSSRLSIILLDQGLFTVYKRLFALSLVLNITFLILASTGNFPYARKKAVLFSIGNIFALTLCRSEAFLRVVFWLAVNCLGWSWIPIRIKTIVTSLLQSLGGIHSGCAISSIAWLVYALIQTLKDKENTSPEIVGVAFAILSLLFLSSLAAFPLVRHLHHNFFERIHRFVGWIALALLWIFITLTVSYNPETKSYNNAEIGSKLIKQQEFLFTLAITVLIILPWITVRRVPVKVTSPSGHATIIKFEGGVKAGILGRISPSPLSEWHAFGIISDGKAEHMMLAGAVGDFTKTLVSNPPSHLWVRQVHFAGLPYLVNMYNRVLVVATGSGICVFLSFLLQPSAANVCFLWVTKGVEQNFGKEIKEMLSGHPKEKVIIHDTALLGRPNVSEMSVDAARKWGAEVVIVTSNPEGSRDVVNACKKSGIPAFGPIWDS